A stretch of the Massilia varians genome encodes the following:
- a CDS encoding response regulator, with amino-acid sequence MAIQNILIVDDSPTERFYLTDILARAGYAVSTAINGEEAIDKIRAERPQLILMDVVMPGANGFQVTRSIARDPELSKIPVIICSSKNQETDRIWGMRQGARDYLIKPVDPALLLASIASLDAEPAAAAA; translated from the coding sequence GTGGCCATTCAAAACATCCTGATCGTCGACGATTCCCCGACCGAACGCTTTTACCTGACCGACATCCTGGCGCGTGCCGGCTATGCCGTCAGCACCGCCATCAACGGCGAGGAGGCGATCGACAAGATCCGCGCCGAGCGCCCGCAACTGATCCTGATGGACGTGGTCATGCCCGGCGCGAACGGTTTCCAGGTGACGCGCTCGATCGCGCGCGACCCGGAGCTGAGCAAGATCCCCGTCATCATCTGCAGTAGCAAGAACCAGGAAACCGACCGCATCTGGGGCATGCGCCAGGGCGCCCGGGACTACCTGATCAAGCCGGTCGACCCGGCGCTGCTGCTGGCCAGCATCGCTTCGCTCGACGCCGAGCCTGCGGCCGCCGCGGCATGA